The Deinococcus yavapaiensis KR-236 region GGACGGTGTATCCGAAGGGCACGCCCGACGCGCTTCATGATCGGGTGTTGGGAGCCCAGGTGCAGGTGTGGACGGAGTACATCGCGACGCCCGAGCACGCCGAGTACATGATGTTCCCGAGGTTGTGCGCGTTCGGCGAGGTCGTGTGGTCGTACCCCGCCGAGCGTTCGGCGAGTGACTTGAAGGAGCGTTTGGCGGCGCACTTGCCGCGTCTGGACGTGCGATCCGGACCGTTGTGACCGTCCGATCGACTAGGAGGTGTACTCGGCCAAGAGGGGAGAGGCGCCCCTCGAAGCGCGTCGACGGGTGGACCGAGATGGATTCGAATCGCCCCGAGTCTCCTTGAACGTATCGAGTGTCGCGGGACGTGACGTCTCGATATTTCTCAATAATTTTAAATAACTTGTACGATGGACGCGCCATGTCCAACTCACGCAGCAAAGCCTTCACCTTCACGCTGACCGGTCACGCTCACATCGATCCCGTGTGGCTCTGGGACCGACAAGAGGGCATCGAGGTCGTCAAGGCGACGTTTCGAAGCGCGCTCGACCGCATGGGGGAAAACCCCGATTTTCACTTCATGCACACTTCCGCCGCTCAATACGAGTGGATGCAAGTCCACCCCTCCTTGATCGACGAGATCCGCGGCGCCGTGAACACCGGACAGTGGGAACTCGTCGGAGGGCAGTGGGTGGAACCCGACTTGAACATCCCTTCCGGCGAGTCGCTCGCGCGTCAAGCTCTGCACGGTCAGCGATTCTTCGAGCACACGTTCGGTCGGCGGGCGCGCGTGGCGTTTCTGCCCGACTCCTTCGGTCACCCCAACACCATGCCGCAAATTCTCAAGCTGTCCGGCCTGGACTACTTCCTGTTTTGGCGTCCCCATCCGCACGAGGTGAATTTGCCCGCCAACTTGTTTTGGTGGGAAGGGCCAGATGGCACCCGCATCCTGAGCGCCCGAATCGAGGCGTACAACTCCAATCCCAGCGACGTCGTGGACACCTTGAAAGCGTCCCTCGACTGGCGGGCGCCGCACAGCCCCGAATGGCTCGTCGTGTACGGCGTCGGCAACCACGGAGGCGGGCCCACCAAGAAGGCCATCGCGAACGTCCGCATCCTCATGGACGACCCGGACTGGCCGACGCTTCGAATGGGGACGGCGCAGGGCTTTTTCGAGCGGTCCGAGAAGCTCGACGACCACCCGGTGTTCCGCGCGCCCTTGCAGTACACGTTTCGCGGTTGCTACACCTCGCACAGCGGCGTCAAGCGCCTCAACCGGCAAGGCGAGCACACGCTGAGCGCCGCCGAGAAATGGTCCACGATCGCCACCTCGTACGGTCGTGCCTACCCGAGCGAGCGCTTGGACCGCGCGTGGAAGCACCTGCTGTTCAACCAGTTTCATGACATTATCTGCGGCACGAGCATTCCCCGGGCGTACGACGACGTTCGGTACGAACTCGGCGAAGCGATCGGCTCGGGAAAACGAACCATCCACGAGGCGATGCAAGTCGTCGCCCATCAGATCGACACTCGCCACGACGAGCACGTGGTCGTCGAGGAGGCGATGCGCCGAGTTCGCACCGGTTTCGGAAACGCCGTGGCCGACATGGGAGACGGCGTTCCCATCGTCGTCTTCAATCCGAATCCCTGGGAACGGCGAGAAGTCATCGACGTCGAGCTCAACGACTGGCACGTGACCGACATGCGGGTGCTCGACGACGAGAACCGTCCCGTGGTGCATCAACTCGCCTCGAGCGAAGCCAAACCGCCTCGCAAGCGGGCCGCGTTCCTCGCTGAAATTCCACCGCTCGGGTACCGCGTGTACCGCATCATCGACGCGCCGCCGCATCCGCCCGCCGAGGACGCCCGCCCGCTGCTCGCCCGCGAGCGTGTCCTGGAAAACGCGTGGTGGCGTCTGGAGTTCGACGCGAGGAC contains the following coding sequences:
- a CDS encoding alpha-mannosidase, which produces MSNSRSKAFTFTLTGHAHIDPVWLWDRQEGIEVVKATFRSALDRMGENPDFHFMHTSAAQYEWMQVHPSLIDEIRGAVNTGQWELVGGQWVEPDLNIPSGESLARQALHGQRFFEHTFGRRARVAFLPDSFGHPNTMPQILKLSGLDYFLFWRPHPHEVNLPANLFWWEGPDGTRILSARIEAYNSNPSDVVDTLKASLDWRAPHSPEWLVVYGVGNHGGGPTKKAIANVRILMDDPDWPTLRMGTAQGFFERSEKLDDHPVFRAPLQYTFRGCYTSHSGVKRLNRQGEHTLSAAEKWSTIATSYGRAYPSERLDRAWKHLLFNQFHDIICGTSIPRAYDDVRYELGEAIGSGKRTIHEAMQVVAHQIDTRHDEHVVVEEAMRRVRTGFGNAVADMGDGVPIVVFNPNPWERREVIDVELNDWHVTDMRVLDDENRPVVHQLASSEAKPPRKRAAFLAEIPPLGYRVYRIIDAPPHPPAEDARPLLARERVLENAWWRLEFDARTGALRRLHDKRLDRELLSGAGAQVLVIEDPTNPWGKGDFFRHLAGVFGEPRIELLEEGPVRATIRITTRWGQSTARQDISIYRDSPAIHGHLQMDWHEEYRMVKLAFPFALEDVTATFSVPFGHVTQPPGGQEMPSQAWLDVTGLLTSTGKPTEANVEQLGDETVSMAEARARYVPYGVSLLNDGKYGADVLGGEVRLSILRSPIFGGGDRPDHPRHVDQYLDQGVSETRWALLPHAGAWQEAGVVHAAQDFNEPLTFVREYAHAGTLPRAKSFLAISPPRTVVLTALKKAEEGDDWIVRLYEPHGRAARARVDLHLLNTSLEVTLSANQIKTYRIGKDGRSREVDFLEEDVRTSSSDVKEPSA